Proteins encoded within one genomic window of Corynebacterium aurimucosum:
- the hisB gene encoding imidazoleglycerol-phosphate dehydratase HisB, with protein MSAGDAVRHNHGGRIGRAERVTGETKISVEINLDGTGQADISTGLPFFDHMLNAVCTHGSFDLRVHAEGDIDIDAHHTVEDTAIVLGRAFLEAVGDKSGIRRFGSQLLPMDETLVEAVVDISGRPYFVMNGEPENMEWQIIGGHYATVINRHFFETFATHSATTLHVNVRYGRDPHHITEAEYKAVARALRQATERDPRVNGVPSTKGAL; from the coding sequence ATGAGTGCTGGCGACGCTGTACGTCACAACCATGGCGGCCGCATTGGCCGCGCAGAGCGCGTCACCGGGGAGACAAAGATCTCTGTAGAAATAAACCTCGATGGCACCGGCCAGGCGGATATTTCGACGGGGCTGCCGTTCTTTGACCACATGCTTAACGCTGTGTGCACCCACGGCTCCTTCGATCTTCGCGTTCACGCTGAGGGCGATATTGACATCGATGCTCACCACACGGTCGAAGACACCGCTATCGTGCTGGGCCGTGCCTTTCTGGAGGCGGTGGGGGATAAGTCCGGGATCCGCCGTTTCGGCTCCCAGCTCCTCCCCATGGATGAAACGCTGGTGGAGGCCGTCGTCGATATCTCAGGGCGTCCCTACTTTGTGATGAATGGCGAGCCGGAGAACATGGAGTGGCAGATTATCGGTGGGCATTACGCCACGGTTATCAACCGACACTTCTTCGAAACCTTTGCCACGCACTCGGCGACGACCTTGCACGTCAACGTGCGTTACGGCCGCGATCCGCATCACATCACGGAGGCCGAGTACAAGGCAGTGGCCCGTGCTCTGCGCCAGGCTACTGAGCGGGATCCGCGCGTGAACGGAGTTCCTTCGACGAAGGGAGCACTCTAA
- a CDS encoding histidinol-phosphate transaminase, giving the protein MAELKDLPLREELRGSSAYGAPQLTVTNQLNTNENPYPPSEALVKDMVAAVEKHARQLNRYPERDAVELRTALAEYVSEQTGVAVSVENVWAANGSNEVLQQLLQAFGGPGRSALGFTPSYSMHPILCAGTQTEFISCPRDADFRIDEEEALEAVAKHRPDVVFITTPNNPTGDVTPIDVVEKIVQAAPGIVIVDEAYMEFSPSPSATTLLEKYPTKLVVSRTMSKAFDFAGGRLGYFVADPAFVEAVMLVRLPYHLSVLSQIAATVALAHKEETLGTVAKLSAERDRVVARLKELGYYVVPSESNFVSFGRFADQHAVWQGFLDRDVLIRDNGVPGLLRATIGLPEENDAFLSAAADLADTVEMTN; this is encoded by the coding sequence ATGGCTGAGTTGAAGGATCTTCCCCTTCGCGAAGAATTGCGCGGCTCCAGCGCCTATGGAGCCCCGCAGCTGACGGTGACCAACCAGCTCAACACCAACGAGAACCCCTATCCGCCCTCGGAGGCGCTGGTGAAGGACATGGTGGCGGCCGTCGAGAAGCACGCGCGTCAGCTCAACCGTTACCCAGAGCGCGATGCCGTGGAGCTGCGCACGGCACTGGCGGAGTACGTCAGTGAGCAGACCGGGGTGGCTGTCAGCGTGGAGAACGTCTGGGCAGCTAACGGCTCCAATGAGGTTCTGCAGCAGCTGCTGCAGGCCTTTGGCGGGCCGGGGCGTAGCGCGCTGGGATTTACACCGAGCTATTCGATGCACCCCATTCTATGCGCGGGCACCCAAACCGAATTCATCTCCTGCCCACGCGATGCGGATTTCCGTATTGATGAGGAGGAGGCGTTGGAGGCCGTCGCCAAGCACCGCCCCGACGTCGTTTTCATCACAACACCGAACAATCCCACCGGTGATGTCACCCCGATTGATGTGGTGGAGAAGATCGTGCAGGCCGCGCCGGGCATCGTCATCGTGGACGAGGCCTATATGGAATTCTCGCCTTCGCCTTCTGCGACCACGCTGCTGGAGAAATATCCGACCAAGCTCGTGGTCTCGCGCACGATGTCCAAGGCCTTCGACTTCGCCGGCGGACGTTTGGGCTACTTCGTGGCAGATCCGGCGTTCGTGGAAGCCGTCATGCTCGTTCGTTTGCCCTATCACCTGTCGGTTCTCTCCCAGATCGCGGCCACCGTTGCCCTTGCGCATAAGGAAGAGACCTTGGGAACTGTGGCCAAACTATCGGCGGAGCGGGACCGGGTTGTCGCACGGCTTAAGGAGCTCGGATACTACGTCGTACCCAGCGAATCCAACTTCGTCTCCTTCGGCCGCTTTGCCGATCAGCACGCGGTGTGGCAAGGATTCCTGGACCGCGATGTCCTGATTCGTGATAACGGTGTACCGGGTCTCTTGCGCGCCACGATCGGTCTGCCTGAAGAGAATGATGCCTTCCTTTCGGCCGCGGCGGACTTGGCAGATACAGTAGAGATGACTAACTAA
- the priA gene encoding bifunctional 1-(5-phosphoribosyl)-5-((5-phosphoribosylamino)methylideneamino)imidazole-4-carboxamide isomerase/phosphoribosylanthranilate isomerase PriA, which produces MSFTLLPAVDVVDGQAVRLDQGEAGTEKSYGSPREAALKWQAQGAQWLHAVDLDAAFGRGSNHELLAEITTSVDLNVELTGGIRDDESLARALATGARRVNIGTAALENPDWIAKALAEHGDCIAVDLAVRLVDGEWRTRGNGWVSDGGDLWEVLERLDAAGCTRFVVTDVSKDGTLQGPNIELLREVAAATEAKVTASGGISTLDDLRELALYENEGIDSAIIGKALYEERFTLEEALAAVAEVTPLPGEEYIDPIEER; this is translated from the coding sequence ATGAGTTTTACACTGTTGCCCGCGGTTGATGTCGTTGATGGTCAGGCAGTTCGCCTTGATCAAGGAGAGGCCGGAACCGAGAAATCCTATGGCTCGCCGCGTGAGGCTGCCCTGAAGTGGCAGGCTCAGGGTGCGCAGTGGCTGCATGCAGTCGATTTGGACGCGGCTTTTGGCCGCGGATCCAACCATGAACTGCTCGCCGAAATCACCACAAGCGTGGACCTGAACGTGGAGCTGACCGGCGGGATTCGAGATGATGAATCTCTGGCCCGAGCTCTCGCCACCGGTGCGCGCCGCGTCAATATTGGTACCGCGGCTTTGGAGAACCCTGACTGGATTGCCAAGGCTCTGGCAGAACACGGTGACTGCATCGCAGTGGACTTGGCGGTCCGCCTGGTGGATGGCGAGTGGCGGACGCGAGGTAACGGCTGGGTATCTGATGGCGGCGACCTCTGGGAGGTCCTCGAACGCCTCGATGCGGCTGGTTGTACTCGCTTCGTAGTAACGGACGTGTCCAAGGACGGTACGCTGCAGGGCCCCAACATTGAGTTGTTGCGTGAGGTCGCGGCCGCTACAGAAGCCAAGGTCACTGCTTCCGGAGGAATTTCCACCCTGGATGATCTGCGTGAATTGGCCCTCTACGAAAATGAGGGAATTGATTCCGCCATCATCGGTAAGGCTCTCTATGAGGAGCGCTTCACGCTGGAGGAAGCTCTCGCTGCCGTTGCAGAGGTTACCCCGCTGCCGGGAGAGGAATACATCGACCCGATCGAGGAGAGGTAG
- the hisH gene encoding imidazole glycerol phosphate synthase subunit HisH has protein sequence MSSHDVVVLDYGAGNVRSAVRALERVGATVAVTADPKQAVEADGLLVPGVGAFAACMEGLRAAQGPRIIGQRLAGGRPVLGICVGMQILFESGTEHGVHTEGCGEWPGEVTRLQAPVLPHMGWNTVELPSGSRMFEGVSPEDRFYFVHSYAARNWELETEITEPPKVAWSEYGGDRFVAAVDNGALWATQFHPEKSGDVGSQLLKNWIGTL, from the coding sequence ATGAGCTCACACGACGTAGTAGTCCTGGATTATGGCGCTGGCAATGTCCGGTCGGCAGTGCGCGCGCTGGAGAGGGTCGGTGCCACCGTCGCGGTGACCGCGGACCCGAAACAGGCGGTAGAGGCCGATGGCCTTTTGGTCCCCGGAGTGGGGGCGTTCGCTGCCTGCATGGAGGGCCTGCGCGCCGCACAGGGGCCGCGAATCATTGGTCAGCGATTGGCTGGTGGTCGCCCCGTTTTGGGGATTTGCGTAGGCATGCAGATTCTTTTTGAGTCAGGCACTGAACACGGCGTGCACACCGAAGGTTGCGGCGAGTGGCCCGGGGAGGTTACCCGTTTGCAGGCTCCCGTCCTCCCGCACATGGGATGGAACACCGTGGAGCTTCCTAGCGGAAGCCGCATGTTTGAAGGCGTGAGCCCGGAGGATCGCTTTTATTTCGTGCATTCCTATGCCGCGCGGAACTGGGAGCTGGAGACCGAGATTACGGAGCCGCCGAAGGTGGCGTGGTCGGAGTATGGCGGTGACCGTTTTGTCGCTGCGGTAGACAATGGCGCATTGTGGGCCACCCAATTTCACCCGGAGAAATCTGGTGACGTTGGTTCGCAGCTGCTGAAGAACTGGATAGGAACGCTTTAA
- a CDS encoding MFS transporter, whose protein sequence is MIAVVSAFGAWSVLLPVVPLAVLDAGGSATLAGATTGVFMLATVLTQMATPMLLRIFGYRPIMAAAALLLGLPALGHMLGDAAPIALGFSALRGIGFGALTVAENALIAEITPRRLLGKATGIFGLFIGAAQMAFLPVGLAVASAFNYNTVYLLAAGLGLLGFFTCILVPQIKAAPVGSPDPSDTTPRAPMWKLVLVPALALMSFSVSYGVASNFISPAVRELDPERGAVLGGLMLSVIGGSAMIARYVAGVVADRVGQPGTLMIPAQAFSVLGVGLIAAVLWQEWSVWLLVFGTVIYGAGFGIVQNEALLSMFDRLPRERLSEGSAVWNIFYDGGTGLGSTVLGAVVAMSGYYGAFAAGAAIIAVGLLMSAADLALGKTRVSELNDIQTRLRMIRRPRRPGKEAR, encoded by the coding sequence ATGATCGCGGTGGTTTCCGCTTTTGGTGCTTGGTCGGTCTTGCTGCCTGTGGTGCCGCTGGCCGTGCTGGATGCCGGCGGTTCCGCGACATTGGCTGGTGCCACGACCGGCGTGTTCATGCTGGCCACAGTGCTTACCCAAATGGCAACACCGATGCTGCTGCGCATCTTTGGCTACCGCCCGATTATGGCGGCCGCGGCGCTGTTGCTGGGGCTGCCGGCGTTGGGGCACATGCTGGGCGATGCAGCCCCGATCGCCCTAGGCTTTTCCGCTCTGCGCGGTATAGGCTTCGGTGCGCTCACAGTGGCGGAGAACGCACTCATCGCGGAAATCACGCCACGGCGCCTGCTGGGTAAGGCCACGGGAATTTTCGGCCTATTCATCGGTGCAGCCCAAATGGCCTTCTTGCCTGTGGGCCTCGCGGTGGCTTCAGCCTTTAACTACAACACGGTGTATCTTCTGGCTGCTGGTCTTGGCTTACTAGGATTCTTCACGTGCATTCTGGTGCCGCAAATCAAAGCCGCTCCAGTGGGGTCGCCGGACCCCTCAGACACCACCCCGCGCGCCCCGATGTGGAAGCTCGTGCTCGTCCCAGCACTGGCGCTGATGAGTTTTTCCGTGAGCTATGGCGTGGCATCTAACTTCATTTCTCCGGCGGTGCGTGAGTTGGATCCTGAGCGCGGCGCTGTCTTGGGCGGCCTCATGCTATCGGTGATTGGTGGTTCGGCCATGATCGCGCGCTATGTGGCCGGTGTGGTGGCGGACCGAGTAGGCCAGCCAGGCACGCTGATGATTCCCGCTCAGGCTTTTTCAGTCTTAGGCGTGGGGCTTATCGCCGCCGTGCTGTGGCAAGAATGGTCAGTATGGCTGCTCGTGTTCGGCACGGTCATCTACGGTGCGGGTTTCGGCATCGTGCAAAATGAGGCGCTGTTGTCGATGTTCGACCGTCTCCCGCGCGAGCGCCTCTCGGAGGGCTCTGCGGTGTGGAATATTTTCTACGACGGCGGCACGGGCCTTGGCTCGACGGTGCTCGGCGCCGTCGTGGCTATGTCTGGTTATTATGGCGCGTTCGCCGCTGGCGCCGCCATCATCGCGGTGGGCCTGCTCATGTCTGCGGCTGACCTCGCCTTGGGCAAGACCCGCGTGAGCGAGCTGAATGACATCCAAACCCGCCTGCGCATGATTAGAAGGCCGAGGAGACCCGGAAAGGAAGCACGATGA
- a CDS encoding YbjN domain-containing protein, translated as MSNGADGLDSQPPSNLLARVENLAHRESLDCIRVTAHELLFPHPPLGETRAFMDTEGEPILRFYTTHHGVLGFGDIPALSEFVNDWNHDCLSPHLILNYSAPTAVEVWGHSFLVVHQKPTTSQLSASVLPALHNAAACLEELADHFPVLTLPRPTAPEEETELDGPVADVDTARLGELLPALGITRFQADADEAVYAWINDVLFAFAIDSGPSLIIKGHWDPNLAGSEFSKIFLICNDWNRTNHSASAFCHSNIDGLQVRIDYAVMTGAGLSDAQLITALGRGIKHVLHGIDDISREAVGSSPVAWP; from the coding sequence ATGAGCAACGGCGCCGATGGCCTGGACAGCCAGCCTCCTTCCAACCTGCTTGCCCGCGTCGAAAACCTCGCACACCGCGAAAGCCTCGATTGCATTCGGGTCACCGCACACGAGCTCCTCTTCCCTCACCCACCGCTTGGGGAAACCCGCGCTTTCATGGACACCGAGGGCGAACCAATCCTGCGTTTCTACACCACCCATCACGGCGTTCTAGGTTTCGGCGACATTCCTGCTCTCAGTGAATTCGTCAATGACTGGAACCATGACTGCCTCTCGCCACACCTCATCCTCAACTATTCGGCACCTACCGCGGTAGAGGTGTGGGGGCATTCCTTCCTCGTGGTTCACCAGAAACCTACAACATCCCAGCTTTCCGCTTCGGTTCTGCCAGCACTCCACAACGCCGCGGCCTGCCTCGAAGAATTGGCCGATCACTTCCCCGTTCTCACGCTTCCCCGCCCAACGGCTCCGGAAGAAGAAACAGAACTCGACGGCCCCGTCGCCGACGTCGACACCGCTCGGCTCGGGGAACTCTTGCCGGCCCTCGGAATTACACGCTTCCAGGCGGATGCTGACGAGGCCGTCTATGCCTGGATCAATGATGTCCTCTTTGCTTTCGCCATCGATTCCGGCCCCAGCCTCATCATCAAAGGCCATTGGGATCCCAACCTCGCGGGCAGCGAGTTCTCCAAAATCTTCCTCATTTGCAATGACTGGAACCGGACCAATCACTCAGCCTCCGCCTTCTGCCACTCAAACATTGATGGGTTGCAGGTACGCATCGATTACGCGGTTATGACGGGTGCCGGGCTTTCCGACGCCCAATTGATCACCGCCCTCGGCCGCGGCATCAAACATGTACTCCACGGCATCGATGACATCTCACGGGAGGCGGTAGGCTCCTCCCCCGTCGCGTGGCCCTAG
- a CDS encoding inositol monophosphatase family protein, which produces MAPMTGTSESDPRELVAFAEAAVDHVDDLFRRGLGAAPARFKGEGDFATEVDLVIEQQLRQTLSQLTGIPVLGEEYGGDLQETIWVVDPVDGTANYSAGNPCCGILVTLLHEAKPVVAVADFPLLNRRVVAAQGMPLRTSGGPSTGFGGGEEAQGFDEARGHVGCSSHLPTDLFKDLRETGLRPRMTGSVGLDNAFVAQGVFDGAVNFSPHPWDNAAGALMIKAAGGRVSDPEGNEWTANSKGFVGGTPQVHATILDAIARNPRGER; this is translated from the coding sequence ATGGCCCCGATGACAGGAACTTCGGAGTCGGACCCACGCGAGCTTGTTGCCTTTGCGGAGGCAGCGGTGGATCACGTTGATGATCTCTTCCGCAGGGGCCTCGGCGCAGCACCCGCGCGTTTCAAGGGCGAGGGAGACTTTGCCACCGAGGTAGATCTGGTCATTGAGCAGCAGTTGCGTCAAACGCTGAGTCAGCTCACCGGAATCCCGGTGCTCGGCGAGGAATACGGGGGAGACCTCCAAGAGACGATCTGGGTCGTGGACCCAGTGGATGGAACCGCGAACTATTCCGCGGGAAATCCGTGCTGCGGAATTCTTGTCACGCTTTTGCACGAAGCGAAGCCCGTCGTCGCAGTCGCAGATTTTCCTTTGCTAAACCGTCGCGTCGTCGCGGCACAAGGCATGCCACTGCGCACCAGCGGCGGCCCCTCGACCGGTTTCGGGGGCGGCGAGGAGGCTCAGGGCTTCGACGAGGCCCGCGGTCATGTGGGCTGTTCCTCACACCTGCCAACCGATTTGTTCAAGGACCTCCGAGAGACCGGGTTGCGTCCCCGCATGACTGGGTCGGTGGGGCTGGACAATGCCTTCGTGGCCCAAGGCGTGTTTGATGGGGCGGTGAATTTCTCGCCGCACCCATGGGATAACGCGGCGGGTGCGCTCATGATCAAGGCCGCCGGTGGCCGCGTGAGTGATCCAGAAGGAAATGAGTGGACCGCCAACTCGAAGGGCTTTGTGGGAGGAACCCCGCAGGTTCATGCCACAATTCTGGATGCCATCGCCCGAAATCCTCGTGGGGAGCGCTAG
- the hisF gene encoding imidazole glycerol phosphate synthase subunit HisF, giving the protein MALAVRVIPCLDVDNGRVVKGVNFENLRDAGDPVELAARYGHMGADELTFLDVSASKDGRGTMLDVVRRTADQVFIPLTVGGGVRSVDDVRELLRAGADKVSVNSSAIARPELLRELADVFGSQCIVLSVDARRAKDFPSGFEVTTHGGTRSAGLDAVEWAKRGEELGVGEILLNSMDGDGTKAGFDIELIEAVRAAVSVPIIASGGAGRAEHFPPAVDAGADAVLAASIFHFREVEISEVKEALAAAGKEVRQ; this is encoded by the coding sequence ATGGCACTTGCCGTGCGCGTGATCCCGTGTCTTGACGTTGATAATGGCCGTGTGGTCAAAGGCGTGAACTTCGAAAACCTGCGTGATGCCGGTGACCCGGTGGAGTTGGCTGCCCGCTATGGCCACATGGGCGCTGATGAGCTGACCTTCCTCGACGTCTCCGCATCAAAGGATGGCCGTGGCACCATGCTCGATGTGGTGCGCCGTACGGCCGATCAAGTCTTCATCCCGTTGACCGTTGGCGGTGGAGTCAGGTCGGTGGACGATGTCCGCGAGCTTCTTCGTGCCGGCGCGGATAAGGTCTCTGTAAACTCCTCTGCCATCGCGCGCCCGGAGTTGCTGCGCGAACTGGCGGATGTCTTTGGTTCCCAGTGCATTGTGCTTTCGGTGGATGCTCGCCGCGCGAAAGATTTTCCTAGCGGCTTTGAGGTCACCACACATGGCGGAACGCGCTCGGCAGGCCTCGACGCCGTGGAGTGGGCCAAGCGCGGTGAGGAACTAGGGGTTGGTGAGATTCTGCTGAACTCCATGGATGGAGACGGCACCAAGGCGGGCTTCGACATCGAATTGATCGAGGCGGTGCGTGCGGCGGTGTCCGTGCCGATCATCGCCTCCGGCGGAGCGGGTAGGGCCGAGCATTTTCCACCGGCTGTTGATGCCGGGGCAGATGCCGTGCTCGCGGCCAGCATCTTCCACTTCCGCGAGGTAGAGATCTCTGAGGTTAAAGAGGCACTTGCGGCAGCAGGGAAGGAGGTCCGCCAGTGA
- the hisD gene encoding histidinol dehydrogenase produces the protein MLRTIDLRGEELTTSRLRRVLPRGGTDVSSVMGTVIPMVEKVREGGAAAALDFGEKFDGVRPAAVRVPKEEMKKAAEDLDPSVRAAIEESIARVRAVHADQKPASHTTTLAPGATVTEVFQPIERVGLYVPGGKAVYPSSVIMNAVPAQEAGAAAMVVASPPQKEFGGLPHPTVLATCHMLGVDDVWAVGGGQAIALLAYGDDEPATGEEALEPVDIITGPGNVFVAAAKRAVQGVVGIDAEAGPTEIAILADETANPVYVAYDLISQAEHDPMAASVLITDSEDFAAAVNAEVAQRYTATANAERAAEALRGEQSGIVLVDDLETGIAVADAYAAEHLEVHTKNARAVAERIRHAGAIFVGEYSPVPLGDYSAGSNHVLPTSGTARFSAGLSTHTFLRPVNLIEYDRAALGEVAQNVIAFATAEDLPAHGEAIAARFADDTDTQKEEA, from the coding sequence ATGCTAAGAACCATCGACCTGCGTGGAGAGGAACTCACCACCTCCCGGCTGCGCCGAGTCCTGCCGCGAGGGGGAACGGACGTGTCCTCAGTGATGGGCACCGTCATCCCCATGGTGGAGAAAGTCCGCGAGGGTGGTGCGGCGGCGGCCCTCGATTTCGGCGAAAAATTCGACGGAGTCCGCCCCGCCGCAGTGCGAGTACCTAAGGAGGAGATGAAGAAGGCTGCCGAGGACCTGGACCCGAGTGTGCGAGCAGCCATCGAAGAATCTATCGCGCGCGTGCGCGCCGTTCACGCTGATCAGAAGCCGGCTTCGCACACGACGACACTGGCACCAGGCGCGACGGTCACCGAGGTCTTCCAGCCCATCGAGCGAGTAGGGCTCTACGTCCCGGGCGGCAAGGCGGTGTATCCGTCTTCCGTCATTATGAATGCCGTCCCCGCCCAAGAAGCGGGCGCTGCGGCGATGGTCGTGGCTTCTCCGCCGCAGAAGGAATTCGGTGGGCTGCCACACCCGACAGTGCTGGCCACGTGCCACATGCTGGGCGTGGATGATGTCTGGGCCGTCGGCGGCGGGCAAGCCATCGCGCTTCTGGCCTACGGCGATGATGAACCCGCCACGGGTGAAGAAGCTCTGGAGCCTGTCGATATCATCACCGGCCCCGGCAACGTCTTTGTTGCTGCCGCTAAGCGCGCGGTGCAGGGAGTGGTGGGAATTGATGCAGAAGCTGGTCCTACCGAGATCGCCATCCTGGCCGATGAGACCGCTAACCCCGTCTACGTGGCCTATGACCTCATTTCCCAGGCGGAGCACGATCCCATGGCTGCCTCCGTGCTCATCACCGATTCTGAGGACTTTGCCGCTGCGGTGAATGCGGAGGTAGCTCAGCGCTATACCGCCACCGCCAACGCCGAGCGCGCAGCTGAGGCATTGCGCGGAGAACAGTCCGGCATCGTCCTGGTCGACGACCTCGAGACAGGTATCGCTGTCGCGGACGCCTATGCCGCTGAGCACTTGGAGGTACACACAAAGAATGCCCGGGCAGTTGCGGAGCGTATCCGCCACGCCGGCGCGATCTTCGTTGGTGAATACTCGCCCGTACCGCTCGGAGATTATTCCGCCGGTTCCAACCACGTTTTGCCTACCTCAGGAACCGCGCGGTTTAGCGCCGGGCTGTCGACGCACACCTTCCTACGGCCGGTCAACCTCATCGAGTACGACCGCGCGGCACTCGGCGAGGTAGCTCAGAATGTCATTGCCTTCGCCACTGCAGAAGACTTGCCCGCCCATGGCGAAGCAATTGCGGCACGATTCGCTGATGACACCGATACCCAGAAAGAAGAGGCTTAA